The following coding sequences lie in one Pseudomonas svalbardensis genomic window:
- a CDS encoding DUF6124 family protein, with the protein MFKPTPNPPETAPTSPYESLDSKKLHEAADRALDHYLCPPGSTPPPRKTRGMYAVTADTKNEELLTDACETLASAKTIAQDFAGQLPGPQRRTVLGIAQLIMLGELAVNRVLDNLELPG; encoded by the coding sequence ATGTTCAAACCCACACCCAACCCGCCCGAAACCGCCCCCACCTCCCCCTACGAATCCCTCGATTCGAAAAAACTCCACGAAGCCGCTGACCGCGCGCTCGACCACTACCTCTGCCCGCCCGGCTCCACGCCGCCCCCACGTAAAACCCGCGGGATGTATGCCGTGACCGCGGACACAAAAAACGAGGAACTGTTGACCGATGCCTGCGAAACTCTCGCTTCGGCAAAGACCATCGCCCAGGACTTCGCCGGCCAGTTGCCGGGGCCGCAGCGCCGGACGGTGTTGGGGATTGCGCAGTTGATCATGCTCGGGGAACTGGCGGTGAATCGGGTGCTGGATAATCTGGAGTTGCCGGGCTGA
- the lapD gene encoding cyclic di-GMP receptor LapD, giving the protein MSLRKQLFLAICLFLLVAFSGSFFVSLESSRDQMLGQLRSHAQDAATALGLSLTVQIDDPAMIELMVSSIFDSGYFSSIRIINIEDAQVLVERSAPRQIEGVPAWFVNLVNLHPPGGEALIMRGWVQAARVEVLSNPQFALAKLWDSTLGSLIWLLVCGLLSAVFGGWLLRRQFRPLDTMVKQAEAISKREFLSLPELPRTPELKRVVLAMNQMVEKLKALFAEEVARSEKLRAESYQDSLTGLANRRLLDEELADELLVSEQSSDGHLLMLRINDLVGLNQRLGGQRTDALISAVGELLKRLTQPPERRTWLAARNRGGEFSLLTPGLDSTDAARLACEISATLENLRLTGASDSMPVAHLGIAPYHPGEPASDVLLRLDQALTEARQHPERPWVHLADSITAPNPSQNDWQTWIDDALNQGKMQLYFQPVVQCADTSQVMHHKVLARLIDPQGEAIAAGHFLPWIERLGWSARFDLAMLEATLDYLIVNRWPLALSLSGSTLRDPAQLQHILDMLESLPELAPLLILEIDERQLPPQEELQRLSHSLLNTGYRIGLQHFGGSFGQIGNLTQLGLAYLKIDGAYIRHIDEQSDKKLFIEAIFRATNSIDLPLIAEMVETKGELEVIRELGLFGVMGRLIGPPEPM; this is encoded by the coding sequence ATGTCACTGCGTAAACAGTTGTTTCTCGCCATCTGCCTGTTCTTGCTGGTGGCGTTCAGCGGCAGTTTTTTTGTCAGCCTGGAAAGCTCTCGCGACCAGATGCTCGGCCAGTTGCGCTCCCACGCCCAGGACGCCGCCACCGCGTTGGGTTTGTCGTTGACGGTACAAATCGATGACCCGGCCATGATCGAATTAATGGTCAGCTCAATTTTCGACAGCGGTTACTTCAGCAGTATTCGAATCATCAACATCGAGGATGCGCAGGTGCTGGTGGAGCGCAGTGCGCCGAGGCAAATCGAGGGCGTTCCCGCCTGGTTTGTGAACCTGGTCAACCTGCACCCACCCGGTGGCGAAGCGCTGATCATGCGCGGCTGGGTCCAGGCGGCACGGGTCGAAGTGTTGAGCAATCCGCAGTTCGCCCTGGCCAAACTCTGGGACAGCACCCTCGGCAGCCTGATCTGGTTACTGGTGTGCGGCCTGCTCAGTGCCGTGTTTGGTGGCTGGTTGCTGCGCCGGCAATTTCGTCCACTCGACACCATGGTCAAACAGGCCGAAGCCATCAGCAAACGCGAATTCCTCAGCCTTCCGGAACTACCGCGCACACCGGAGTTGAAACGCGTGGTATTGGCCATGAACCAGATGGTCGAGAAGCTCAAGGCGCTGTTCGCCGAAGAGGTCGCACGCAGTGAAAAACTGCGGGCCGAGTCCTATCAGGACAGCCTTACAGGCCTGGCCAATCGACGCTTGCTGGATGAAGAGTTGGCCGACGAGTTGCTGGTCTCCGAGCAGAGCAGCGACGGCCATTTGCTGATGCTGCGAATCAACGATCTGGTCGGTCTCAACCAACGCTTGGGCGGCCAGCGCACCGATGCGCTGATCAGCGCCGTCGGTGAATTACTCAAGCGCCTGACCCAGCCACCGGAACGTCGCACCTGGCTTGCAGCGCGCAATCGTGGCGGTGAATTCAGCCTGCTGACGCCTGGCCTGGACAGCACCGACGCCGCACGCCTGGCCTGCGAAATCAGCGCCACCCTGGAAAACCTGCGCCTGACTGGCGCCAGCGACTCCATGCCGGTGGCACATTTGGGGATCGCCCCTTACCACCCAGGTGAGCCGGCCAGTGACGTGCTGCTGCGACTGGATCAGGCGTTGACCGAAGCTCGGCAACATCCCGAGCGCCCGTGGGTCCACTTGGCCGATTCCATCACCGCACCGAACCCGTCCCAAAACGACTGGCAAACCTGGATCGACGACGCCCTGAACCAAGGCAAGATGCAACTGTATTTCCAGCCGGTGGTGCAATGCGCCGACACCAGCCAGGTGATGCATCACAAAGTCCTCGCGCGCCTGATCGACCCTCAGGGCGAGGCCATTGCCGCCGGGCACTTCCTGCCGTGGATCGAGCGACTCGGCTGGTCGGCCCGGTTCGACCTGGCCATGCTCGAAGCCACCCTCGACTACCTCATCGTCAATCGTTGGCCCCTGGCGTTAAGCCTGTCCGGCAGCACCCTGCGCGATCCAGCGCAGCTGCAACACATCCTCGACATGCTCGAATCGCTGCCCGAACTCGCGCCGTTGCTGATTCTGGAAATCGACGAACGCCAACTGCCACCTCAGGAAGAACTGCAACGCCTGAGCCACAGCCTGCTCAACACCGGTTACCGCATCGGCCTGCAGCATTTCGGCGGCAGCTTCGGCCAGATCGGCAACCTGACTCAACTGGGGCTGGCTTACTTGAAAATCGACGGTGCGTACATCCGTCACATTGATGAGCAAAGTGATAAAAAGCTGTTCATCGAGGCGATTTTTCGGGCGACCAACAGCATTGATTTGCCGTTGATTGCGGAGATGGTCGAAACCAAAGGGGAACTAGAGGTGATCAGGGAGTTGGGATTGTTTGGGGTGATGGGCCGGTTGATTGGGCCGCCGGAGCCGATGTAA
- the lapG gene encoding cysteine protease LapG: MSRSPRSPGWSTLRLRLGGWLLLITFLLAGLGSVWANWSFTLILQTAEVRYGTLGPGRGRIEAWSQMLQSEVNAPEREQLNAVNRFFNQQLSFLDDTRIWHQTDYWATPVESLIKGSADCEDYALAKYFSLRYLGIPSEKLRITYVKALTQNQAHMVLTFYNSPTADPLVLDNLIGEVRPASQRKDLLPVYAFNAEGLYLPGANGGKRSSDSKKLSRWQDVLKKMQAEGFAVGDG, encoded by the coding sequence ATGTCCCGCAGTCCGCGTAGTCCAGGATGGTCAACGCTCCGACTTCGGCTCGGCGGATGGCTGTTGCTGATCACTTTTCTGTTGGCCGGGCTGGGCAGTGTCTGGGCCAACTGGAGTTTTACGCTGATTCTGCAAACCGCCGAAGTTCGCTACGGCACCCTCGGCCCGGGACGGGGAAGGATCGAGGCCTGGAGTCAGATGCTGCAAAGCGAAGTCAACGCCCCCGAGCGCGAGCAACTGAACGCGGTCAATCGCTTCTTCAATCAGCAATTAAGCTTTCTGGACGACACCCGCATCTGGCACCAGACCGATTACTGGGCCACGCCCGTCGAATCCCTGATCAAGGGCTCCGCTGATTGCGAGGACTACGCACTGGCAAAATATTTCAGCCTGCGCTACCTGGGAATTCCCAGCGAAAAACTACGCATCACCTACGTGAAAGCCCTGACCCAGAACCAGGCGCACATGGTGCTGACGTTCTACAACAGCCCCACGGCCGATCCGCTGGTGCTGGACAACTTGATCGGCGAGGTCCGCCCCGCCTCCCAACGCAAAGACCTGCTGCCGGTGTACGCCTTCAATGCCGAAGGTCTGTACTTGCCGGGAGCCAATGGCGGCAAACGCAGCAGCGACTCGAAAAAACTGTCGCGCTGGCAGGACGTACTAAAAAAGATGCAGGCCGAAGGGTTCGCCGTGGGCGACGGCTAG
- a CDS encoding YbaN family protein, which yields MDNPIGNRSLMLRYVLLSIGWLSVALGVIGIFLPVLPTTPFLLLAAACFARSSPRFYHWLVEHPRLGPWVRDYLSGNGIPLKGKVYAIGLMWASILLSCYLVPLPWARGAMLTSAVLVTIYILKQKTLHKP from the coding sequence ATGGACAACCCCATAGGCAACCGCTCCCTGATGTTGCGTTACGTGCTGCTGTCCATCGGCTGGCTGAGCGTAGCGCTGGGGGTAATCGGGATTTTCCTGCCGGTGTTGCCCACCACGCCCTTCCTGCTGCTGGCGGCCGCCTGCTTCGCCCGCAGTTCGCCGCGTTTCTATCATTGGCTGGTTGAACATCCGCGGCTTGGGCCGTGGGTTCGCGATTACCTGAGCGGCAACGGCATCCCGCTCAAGGGCAAGGTCTACGCCATCGGCCTGATGTGGGCGAGCATCCTGCTTTCCTGCTATCTGGTACCCCTCCCGTGGGCGCGGGGTGCCATGCTCACCAGCGCCGTTCTGGTGACGATCTACATTCTCAAGCAGAAAACCCTGCACAAACCCTGA
- a CDS encoding UPF0149 family protein produces MSFAEQLTRLQVFLDADELHDEALDYVAAHGYLTALSICSETVPDREWIDALFAEEPHYADDTEREAIESTLLALKAHIARQLASDEEFELPCDLDLGEEPDDSDLRGWCIGFMEGVFLREAAWFETAEDEVSEMLLPIMVGSGLFDEQPEFEDIAKDANLMDDMIVQIPEALTALYLLCQAPDEKPAILKPRHH; encoded by the coding sequence ATGTCCTTCGCTGAGCAACTAACCCGCCTGCAAGTCTTCCTCGACGCCGACGAACTGCATGACGAGGCGCTGGACTACGTGGCCGCCCACGGCTACCTCACTGCGCTGTCGATCTGTTCCGAAACCGTTCCCGACCGTGAGTGGATCGACGCCCTCTTCGCCGAAGAGCCGCATTACGCCGACGACACCGAGCGTGAAGCGATTGAGTCCACCCTGTTGGCCCTCAAGGCTCACATCGCTCGCCAGCTGGCGTCCGATGAAGAGTTCGAGCTGCCCTGCGACCTGGACCTGGGCGAAGAGCCGGACGATTCCGACCTGCGCGGCTGGTGCATCGGTTTCATGGAAGGCGTGTTCCTGCGCGAAGCAGCCTGGTTCGAAACCGCCGAAGACGAAGTCAGCGAAATGCTGCTGCCGATCATGGTCGGTTCGGGTCTGTTCGACGAACAGCCTGAGTTCGAAGACATCGCCAAAGACGCCAACCTGATGGACGACATGATCGTGCAGATCCCGGAAGCCCTGACCGCGCTGTACCTGCTGTGCCAGGCGCCAGACGAAAAACCGGCGATCCTCAAGCCTCGTCACCACTAA
- the recQ gene encoding DNA helicase RecQ: MLEQAQRVLKDIFGYDSFRGRQGAIIERVASGGDALVLMPTGGGKSLCFQVPALLREGLAVVVSPLIALMDDQVATLEELGVAAAALNSTLSAEQQRDLAARIKRGEVKMLYLAPERLVQPRMLAFLQSLEISLFAIDEAHCVSQWGHDFRREYLQLGQLAELFPNVPRIALTATADKRTREEIVDRLHLQDAERFLSSFDRPNIFYRIVPKEQPRKQLLAFLAERRSDAGIVYCLSRKKVDEVAVFLSEQGFPALPYHAGLPNDTRAHHQKRFLNEEGLIMVATVAFGMGIDKPNVRFVAHLDLPKSLEAYYQETGRGGRDGLPADAWMAYGLQDVVMLKQMLQNSEGDERHKRLEQHKLDAMLSLCEETRCRRQTLLAYFDEDMPEPCGHCDNCVDGVQTWDATEPARQALSAIYRTGQRYGVGHLVDVLLGKDNEKVRSFGHQHLSVFGVGKAMGESEWRSLFRQLVARGLADIDLEGYGGLRLSDTCRPLLKGEVTLELRRDLKPQTTAKSSKSQASQLVRGEEREQWEALRALRRKLAEEHGVPPYVIFPDSTLLEMLRSQPTSLSEMATVSGVGARKLERYGEAFLEVLGGQVEAPKVVADLRHELITLARAGMTPLQIAGQLQCSEKNVYTLLAEAIGKQQLSLEQALDLPEELMGEIQDAFLDGEGELPPVSEITALFAGRVPEGVLYCVRAALQSEFEI; this comes from the coding sequence ATGCTCGAACAGGCTCAACGCGTCCTCAAGGACATCTTCGGCTACGACAGTTTCCGTGGCCGTCAGGGTGCAATCATTGAGCGCGTGGCCAGTGGCGGCGACGCTCTGGTGCTGATGCCTACCGGTGGCGGCAAGTCCTTGTGCTTCCAGGTGCCGGCGCTGTTGCGCGAAGGCCTGGCGGTGGTGGTGTCGCCGCTGATCGCCCTGATGGACGACCAGGTCGCCACCCTCGAAGAGCTGGGCGTCGCTGCGGCGGCATTGAACTCCACGCTCAGCGCCGAGCAGCAGCGCGACCTGGCGGCACGGATCAAGCGCGGTGAAGTGAAAATGCTTTATCTCGCGCCTGAGCGTCTGGTTCAGCCACGGATGCTGGCGTTCCTGCAAAGCCTTGAAATTTCCCTGTTCGCCATCGACGAAGCCCACTGCGTGTCCCAATGGGGCCACGACTTCCGCCGCGAATACCTGCAACTGGGCCAGTTGGCGGAATTGTTCCCCAACGTCCCGCGTATCGCCCTGACCGCGACCGCCGACAAGCGTACCCGGGAAGAAATCGTAGACCGCCTTCATCTTCAGGATGCCGAGCGTTTCCTGTCGAGTTTCGACCGCCCCAATATCTTTTATCGCATCGTGCCCAAAGAGCAGCCGCGCAAGCAGTTGCTGGCGTTCCTCGCCGAGCGGCGCAGCGATGCCGGCATCGTCTATTGCCTGTCGCGCAAGAAAGTCGACGAAGTGGCGGTGTTCCTCAGCGAGCAAGGCTTCCCGGCGCTGCCGTACCACGCCGGTCTGCCCAACGATACCCGGGCTCACCACCAGAAGCGCTTCCTTAATGAGGAAGGCCTGATCATGGTCGCCACCGTGGCGTTCGGCATGGGCATCGACAAGCCCAACGTGCGCTTTGTCGCTCACCTCGACTTGCCAAAATCCCTTGAAGCTTACTACCAGGAAACCGGTCGCGGCGGCCGAGACGGTCTGCCGGCAGACGCCTGGATGGCCTACGGCCTGCAAGACGTGGTGATGCTCAAGCAGATGTTGCAGAACTCCGAGGGCGACGAGCGCCACAAGCGCCTGGAGCAGCACAAGCTCGACGCCATGCTCTCGCTCTGCGAAGAAACCCGCTGCCGTCGCCAGACGCTGCTGGCCTATTTCGACGAAGACATGCCCGAGCCGTGCGGCCATTGCGATAACTGCGTCGATGGCGTGCAGACCTGGGACGCCACCGAGCCGGCCCGTCAGGCGCTTTCGGCGATCTACCGCACCGGCCAGCGCTATGGCGTCGGGCATTTGGTCGATGTGTTACTGGGCAAGGACAACGAAAAGGTCCGCAGCTTCGGCCATCAACATCTGTCGGTGTTTGGTGTAGGCAAGGCGATGGGAGAGAGCGAATGGCGCTCCTTGTTCCGTCAGCTGGTTGCCCGCGGTCTGGCGGACATCGACCTGGAAGGCTACGGCGGCCTGCGCCTGAGCGACACCTGTCGACCGCTGCTCAAGGGCGAAGTAACCCTGGAGCTGCGTCGCGACCTCAAGCCGCAAACCACGGCCAAAAGCAGCAAGAGCCAGGCGAGCCAACTGGTTCGCGGCGAAGAGCGCGAACAGTGGGAAGCCTTGCGCGCCCTGCGTCGAAAACTCGCCGAAGAGCATGGCGTGCCGCCGTACGTCATCTTCCCCGACTCGACACTGCTGGAAATGCTCCGCAGCCAACCGACCTCGCTGTCGGAAATGGCCACGGTCAGCGGCGTTGGCGCGCGCAAGCTGGAGCGTTACGGCGAGGCCTTCCTCGAAGTCCTCGGCGGGCAAGTCGAGGCGCCGAAAGTGGTGGCCGACTTGCGCCACGAACTGATCACACTGGCCCGAGCCGGCATGACACCGTTGCAGATCGCCGGTCAGCTGCAATGCTCGGAAAAGAACGTCTACACCCTGCTCGCCGAAGCGATTGGCAAGCAGCAGTTGTCGCTGGAACAAGCGCTGGATCTGCCCGAAGAGTTGATGGGTGAAATCCAGGATGCGTTCCTCGACGGCGAGGGCGAATTGCCGCCCGTGTCGGAGATTACTGCACTGTTTGCCGGGAGAGTGCCGGAAGGCGTTTTGTACTGTGTTCGGGCGGCGCTGCAATCCGAATTCGAGATTTAG
- a CDS encoding MarR family transcriptional regulator, with product MPFTDQHRFGMQLAQMSRGWRAELDRRLAGLGLSQARWLVLLHLARFEDAPTQRELAQSVGVEGPTLARLLDSLESQGLVQRQSVLEDRRAKKIVLCAPALPLIEQIETIATQLRHELFDGVDEADLKVCMRVHGHILANLEKS from the coding sequence ATGCCGTTTACCGACCAACACCGCTTTGGCATGCAACTGGCCCAGATGTCGCGCGGCTGGCGTGCCGAACTGGACCGCCGTCTGGCTGGCCTGGGTCTGTCCCAGGCGCGCTGGCTGGTGCTGCTGCACCTGGCGCGTTTCGAGGATGCCCCGACCCAACGTGAACTGGCGCAAAGCGTCGGCGTTGAAGGGCCGACGTTGGCCCGACTGCTCGACAGCCTCGAAAGCCAGGGACTGGTGCAACGTCAGTCGGTGCTGGAAGACCGCCGGGCGAAGAAAATCGTCCTCTGTGCCCCGGCCCTTCCCTTGATCGAACAAATTGAAACCATTGCCACCCAACTGCGCCACGAATTGTTCGACGGCGTCGATGAGGCGGACTTGAAGGTCTGCATGCGGGTCCACGGGCACATTCTGGCCAACCTGGAAAAATCTTGA
- a CDS encoding FimV/HubP family polar landmark protein translates to MLESWHMVLRCCARLLLVGGAVTYSALAPALGLGEITLHSALNQPLRADIALEDAAGLEEGELSVSLATADEFSRAGIDRVFFLNNLKFTPILRGNRSLIRVSSSKPVNEPFLNFLVQLNQPNGRVLREYTVLIDPPGSPGIAPVTDEPNTDVQSSGFPTVEPAVAKPPAAKGKKPPAPRVDQPAAAPVSDPVAEQLAASVLQNQQLQATIDELTAKLQAQEEQVAGQKKQVTELQTQLAEIKTAAVEPVAPVVAAPAPAVVEEPESANWLQMLGLLAVVALVLLGVFVRRQRQQVQALPEALPVLPLRHEPVLNRTAEPVAQSSELQPATESGEESPAGDVLEGVDIYLAYGRFSEAAGLLREALIKEPQRTDLAVQLLEVLGKQGDVPAYEAQENNLRDTGYDLQELQNIRARHPKLRSAVALIVAAPITLSEAAIPEAAPNDEFQLNLDDLSMDSSWDLISPFEHSPSAAKPSSESAPVEPPFISNLHVLPEVFEMPDESTPVEPELEWVAEPDSQSLDDAFLNEFSDPGQSLELEPLNLEPAEPSSAGKLEQAQTCIDDGDLDSAIELLNELLKEGNEPLKQTARNMLAGLS, encoded by the coding sequence ATGCTCGAGAGTTGGCACATGGTTTTGCGGTGTTGCGCCAGGCTGCTTCTGGTCGGTGGTGCTGTCACTTACTCGGCATTGGCGCCCGCGTTGGGCTTGGGTGAGATCACCCTGCATTCGGCGCTGAATCAGCCGTTGCGCGCCGACATCGCACTCGAAGATGCCGCAGGTCTGGAGGAGGGTGAACTCTCGGTAAGCCTGGCGACAGCGGACGAGTTCAGCCGCGCCGGCATCGATCGGGTGTTCTTCCTCAATAATCTGAAATTCACGCCGATCCTGCGCGGCAACCGCAGCCTGATCCGGGTGAGCTCCAGCAAACCGGTCAATGAACCTTTCCTGAATTTCCTGGTGCAGCTCAATCAACCCAACGGGCGCGTGCTGCGCGAGTACACGGTGCTGATCGATCCGCCGGGTTCACCGGGGATTGCTCCCGTCACTGACGAGCCGAATACCGACGTTCAGTCCTCTGGATTCCCGACGGTTGAGCCGGCCGTTGCGAAGCCACCTGCGGCGAAGGGCAAAAAGCCCCCTGCTCCTCGCGTCGATCAACCTGCCGCCGCGCCTGTGAGTGATCCGGTTGCCGAGCAACTGGCCGCCAGCGTGCTGCAAAACCAGCAGCTGCAAGCAACTATCGATGAATTGACTGCGAAGCTTCAGGCCCAGGAGGAGCAGGTCGCCGGTCAGAAAAAGCAGGTGACGGAACTGCAAACCCAATTGGCGGAAATCAAAACAGCGGCGGTGGAGCCGGTTGCACCTGTCGTTGCGGCTCCAGCACCGGCCGTTGTTGAAGAGCCTGAGTCTGCTAACTGGCTGCAGATGCTCGGGTTGCTGGCGGTGGTGGCTCTGGTGTTGCTGGGGGTGTTCGTTCGGCGCCAACGACAACAGGTTCAGGCATTGCCCGAAGCTTTACCGGTTTTACCGTTACGGCATGAACCGGTGCTCAATCGCACTGCAGAACCGGTTGCCCAATCGTCAGAGTTGCAACCGGCAACTGAATCGGGTGAAGAGTCGCCTGCAGGCGATGTGCTTGAAGGGGTTGATATCTATCTGGCCTATGGCCGTTTTTCCGAAGCGGCCGGTTTGTTGCGAGAGGCGCTGATCAAGGAGCCGCAACGCACGGATCTAGCAGTTCAGCTGTTGGAAGTCTTGGGTAAACAGGGTGACGTACCCGCCTATGAAGCACAGGAAAACAACCTGCGTGACACCGGATACGACCTGCAAGAACTTCAGAATATTCGCGCCCGACACCCGAAATTGCGCAGTGCGGTAGCGTTGATTGTCGCAGCGCCAATCACTCTCTCCGAGGCTGCGATACCCGAAGCAGCGCCCAACGATGAGTTTCAGTTGAACCTGGATGACCTGTCGATGGATTCGAGTTGGGACCTGATCAGCCCTTTTGAACACTCGCCGTCCGCCGCGAAGCCATCGAGCGAATCCGCGCCGGTCGAGCCGCCGTTTATCTCGAACCTGCACGTCTTGCCCGAGGTGTTTGAAATGCCCGACGAGTCGACGCCGGTCGAGCCCGAACTTGAATGGGTCGCCGAGCCTGACTCGCAGTCTCTGGATGACGCCTTTCTCAACGAGTTCAGCGATCCCGGCCAGTCGCTGGAGTTGGAACCGTTGAACCTGGAACCAGCCGAGCCGAGCAGCGCCGGCAAACTGGAACAAGCCCAGACCTGCATCGATGACGGCGATCTGGACAGTGCCATCGAACTGCTCAACGAGTTGCTCAAGGAAGGTAACGAGCCGCTTAAGCAAACAGCGCGGAACATGCTTGCCGGGCTATCATAG
- a CDS encoding SelT/SelW/SelH family protein produces MTSRKPEIIITYCTQCQWLLRAAWLAQELLSTFGDDLGKVSLVPGTGGVFHIFCDDVQIWERKGDGGFPEAKVLKQRVRDQIDPDRDLGHNDRTQ; encoded by the coding sequence ATGACTTCACGCAAACCGGAAATAATCATCACTTATTGCACGCAATGCCAGTGGCTGTTGCGTGCTGCCTGGCTGGCCCAGGAACTGCTCAGCACCTTTGGTGACGACCTTGGCAAAGTGTCGCTGGTGCCTGGCACCGGTGGGGTGTTCCACATTTTCTGTGACGATGTGCAGATCTGGGAGCGCAAGGGTGATGGCGGTTTCCCGGAGGCCAAAGTGCTGAAGCAGCGGGTCCGTGATCAAATTGATCCGGACCGCGACCTGGGGCACAACGACCGCACTCAGTGA
- a CDS encoding DMT family transporter: MTPRTALGALHIGALMFGLTGVFGKLAAASPAVIVFGRAAFAVLALAVFARFASTTRWQKLEAVDWRRLLLSGLLLAGHWVSFFIAVKVAGVAIATLGFASFPAFTVILEGLIFRERIRANEILLVVLVSVGLVLVTPDFDLASGATIGLLWAVGSGLLFSLLSLTNRASSGRIPAVQAALCQNVVVALCLLPVAAPQLSEVSAIDWLWIGLLGVFCTGVAHSLFVASLAVIKARTAAVVFALEPVYGITVAWLLFDEDPTLRMLIGGALIIVAIVVSNRLSGGSSKKTVAAEAASH, encoded by the coding sequence ATGACTCCCCGTACCGCCCTTGGCGCTTTGCATATTGGCGCATTGATGTTCGGCCTCACCGGCGTCTTCGGCAAACTTGCTGCCGCCTCCCCCGCTGTCATCGTCTTCGGGCGTGCCGCGTTTGCCGTGCTGGCGTTAGCCGTTTTTGCGCGGTTCGCCAGCACTACTCGCTGGCAGAAACTCGAGGCTGTGGACTGGCGCCGACTGTTGCTCAGCGGTTTGCTGCTGGCCGGACACTGGGTGAGTTTTTTCATTGCAGTGAAGGTCGCAGGCGTGGCAATCGCGACCCTGGGTTTCGCCAGCTTCCCGGCGTTTACCGTGATCCTTGAAGGGTTGATCTTCCGCGAGCGAATTCGCGCCAACGAAATCCTGCTGGTAGTGCTGGTCAGTGTCGGGCTGGTGCTGGTCACCCCTGATTTCGACCTGGCCAGCGGCGCCACCATTGGTCTGCTGTGGGCGGTGGGCTCAGGTTTGCTGTTCTCTCTGCTATCGCTGACCAACCGCGCCAGCTCCGGGCGAATCCCGGCGGTGCAGGCTGCGCTGTGTCAGAACGTGGTGGTCGCGTTGTGCCTGCTGCCGGTGGCGGCACCGCAGTTGAGCGAAGTGAGCGCCATCGACTGGCTGTGGATCGGCTTGCTCGGGGTGTTCTGCACCGGCGTCGCTCACAGTCTGTTTGTCGCCAGCCTGGCAGTGATCAAAGCGCGGACCGCGGCAGTGGTTTTCGCTCTGGAGCCGGTTTACGGCATCACCGTGGCCTGGCTTCTGTTTGATGAAGATCCGACACTGCGCATGCTGATCGGTGGCGCGTTGATCATCGTGGCGATAGTGGTCTCCAACCGACTCTCGGGCGGCTCAAGCAAGAAGACCGTTGCGGCAGAAGCCGCCTCTCACTGA
- a CDS encoding helix-turn-helix transcriptional regulator has protein sequence MRPILTLRQYTHDLIVHSHDHAQLVFGLSGSLDFEVDGRGSQVVQQSFVVVPSGFHHACGSANSSRCLVLDVPSDQWVSQSLGDHAEASRRLLDNAGRLSLDAGQSQLVSWLAGSQVSDPLIAQQGAVLLLASLNNAKLEIVGGRRLPYAALNAHIDQYAAYPLQVADLARIAGLSSARLHARFVAECGQTPMDYIRSRRLHMAVGLLRDSALPIGEIASRVGYSSQSAFAAAVLREFGASPGKLRREAGDKRQ, from the coding sequence ATGAGACCGATCCTCACGCTACGCCAATACACTCATGACCTGATCGTCCATAGCCACGACCACGCGCAACTGGTGTTCGGGCTGTCAGGCTCGCTGGATTTCGAGGTCGACGGGCGTGGCAGCCAGGTGGTCCAGCAGAGTTTCGTGGTGGTGCCGTCCGGTTTCCATCATGCCTGCGGTAGCGCCAATAGCAGCCGTTGCCTGGTACTGGATGTGCCCAGCGACCAATGGGTTTCTCAGTCCCTGGGTGATCACGCCGAAGCCAGTCGTCGTTTACTCGACAACGCCGGTCGCCTGTCGCTGGATGCCGGGCAAAGCCAATTGGTCAGTTGGTTGGCGGGCAGTCAGGTCAGCGATCCACTGATCGCGCAACAAGGCGCGGTGTTGCTGCTGGCCAGCCTCAACAACGCCAAACTCGAGATCGTCGGCGGTCGGCGCCTGCCTTATGCGGCGCTGAATGCGCACATCGATCAGTACGCAGCCTATCCACTTCAAGTCGCCGATCTGGCGCGTATCGCCGGTCTGTCCAGCGCTCGGCTGCATGCACGGTTCGTTGCTGAATGCGGGCAGACGCCGATGGATTACATCCGCAGTCGACGCTTGCACATGGCCGTGGGCTTGTTGCGGGATTCGGCGCTGCCGATCGGCGAGATTGCCAGTCGGGTCGGTTACAGTTCGCAGAGTGCCTTTGCGGCGGCGGTGTTGCGGGAGTTTGGTGCATCGCCCGGCAAGTTGCGGCGCGAGGCTGGCGACAAAAGGCAATAG